The Denticeps clupeoides chromosome 1, fDenClu1.1, whole genome shotgun sequence genome segment ACGGCAGTGATTCCATTGTGACAGACCTGCCTTCGTTGAAGGCATCCTGTCGGCTGAGGGAGACAGTGACACCCCCAAGCCATATACCTTGTATGTGCAGACATGACATGAAGACAGATAAAAAGAGTTTGTGTGCCAtgtgtgaatctgtgtgtgtgttttttttttttaactatattagatttttttaaaagtatattACAAATAGAGAGTGTAAGTTCTTAACATTTTGCACATCTGGAGAAAACCCTGTCGATTTATGGTTTTGACACCTTAttgtttttcagcattttaccagatttgtgtgttttacagaaaATTGCATGCTGAATGGAATTGCAAACATGACCCTTGCTAATTGCTCATATGCTCAGCATGACCAtcacaaaaccaaaacacaaaaacatacctATGGTCAACTAGATGGCATTTGGTGGGccatttgtttgcatttgtacACAAGTCTAAATCTGTGTGAAGAAGCAGTTTAAACTGTGTAAACTAGCGCTAGACAGTGTGGCCAATGAAACGTGACACAATTTCTACAATATTGAGCATGTATGAGTCCCTTGCACGTGTGGACCAGGCGGAGGTGTCACATCGAAAACGCAGTGATACATTGTgagtgctgtgttttttttttgttttttttttgaagactcTCGGGTGCTTCCTTCCGATAGGCTGTTGAGTCACTGGAGCAGCAGTATCACGCATTGCCCAGTAGCTATTAACAGATTTAGAAGCTCCTGTTACTGGGGTGATGTCATCAAAGGTCTTTGTCTGCCGCCTCTATTTATTCCACACTCTGACGCCACccgaaatgtgtttttattctcGTCTTTTATGTTTAGCGTTCAAAGTTAACATGTAAGCACCAGACGTAGTTTTTGCAATGTCTCTGCTTCTGTGGTGCACAGTCCCCCGTGGGCAGCATATGGCTTTGGCCTGTGACGCGTGCAGGCAGCACTAATGAAGACGGATGAGGAGGGAACTGCAGCCACTTCCTCTGAATgaagccatgtgtgtgtgtgttctgcttctGTCGTGTTCTGCTTACACATGCACCTTTTTTGGAAGGCAGTCCCTTCATCCTTTGATTTTATTGTGGTAATTCTCGGttggtgtgttgtgtgggtgACAAGATTCTTTTTCTCACAGGATGACTGTACTGTAACATGGCTTCTGTTCTGGGCCCACAGGAGGCAGAGAcaccattaccctgagtgacaGCCAGAGACTCTCCACGCAGACACCAGTCTCCACCCTTAAACCGCTGTCCAACACACCAAGCAGCACGCCATCGGAAGGTAAACCAGCAAGCAGCTGTGGTGATAATGGCACCCTCGGGGGCTCACTAAACTGTTTTAATTTAGCGAGTACAAGTGCTGCCCTGCCCCTCCCAACCATCACGCTTTCGGACCCTGAATCTCAACTCGGGCTCTCATTGGAGCTGATGGATAAGCACCCATTCCCTCTCAAATGCCATGGCATTTGGCAAATGCTAGCAAATCCTCACCCCACTGACATTCAGAAAACttacaggactttttttttttttttttatgggcgGCCCCACAAATGTGGATGCCTGTGTGCGAAATTTTGTTGTCCTCCCCCCTTTTTTCACCCTTCCTCTATGcttcctcctctttttattCCCAAGGAATGCAGCATGCAGTCTTTAACCTTTTGGCTGAACATTCACAAATACGGGTCAGTAATCCCCTGAACGGGAGCACATTTTGGAGCGCAGGCAGAACTAAGCTGTTGCCGTTGGTGACGTGCCGTCACGCTCCCGGTCCCGTCTGGGCGGCTCTGCAGGACTCTATTTTTAGAGTCGTTGTCATGGAAGCACTTGAGACATTTCATAATTGGAAAAGCTCTTTTCTGATTGTAACCCCTCCCAACAAATTATGACAAAGTGCATTAAATATTTGGGGTCTTCTGAAGCTCTAAACTGAGTAAATAGTATCGATTTCCTCTTGTTTTTGTCTCCTTGGACTTTGATGTTTGCCTTGGTCTGGTAATGTGATTTGCTTTTTTACATATCCCTATGTACACATACTATTTGACTAGAGTATCAGTCAATTTACCTTATTATGTTCCATATTCTTctcattattactattattatattattgttcatttgtatTAATAGCACCACAGCATTTGAAAATGCCATATGATTAGCATAGAATGTCATCTATcatgttttaaacagttttCAGTGACTGGCAATTAAAACTATTTCAATTTAACATCAACTTCAGAATTCAATTGCACATCATGCAGATGTGCTTCCAGAACTGTAATTTGCTCAGGAAGTTAATCATATACGTTCTGCTGCTCTGATCTTGACTGTTCAAGGATACAGAGCTGTGATCTCAATTAGCACCGGGGCTCAGACTTCAgtcaaatgtcttttttttttttttttttttaagctccaCACACCAGTGGCCACTTTGTCCCACATTAAGAATCTGGCCACCGAGCTGCTCTCAGCGCAGCACTTACACAATGTCCATTAATCTTCTCCATGCCTCCCATCTCATCAGATGACAGGACAGGAAGTGGAGGGCCATCGTCGTGGGAACCGGGCACAGCTGGCGATGGCAGACTCCCGAAAGCATGGCATGGATCCCGCTCCAGTCCAGATGGCGGTCGGGAGGAGGAGTGCACACCTGTCCCCCCTGGTGACTCACAGCGAGGCGCAGGCAAGACCCACGTGAGGGGAGGCGAGCTGAGCGTCCTGGAGGCCGCTTCCAAGGCCAGCGAGGAATTTGAAATAGGCCCCATCAGGGAGGAAAATCTCATCGCAGAAGAAGGCCCCATAGTGGAGGAGGGCCAGGTCTTAGAGCGTGGAGATGCAGAGACATGCCTGAGTATAGAGCAGGGTGAGGAGGCAGTACTGACGCTGGGTTCCCCTCCCTCAGAGAATGACCCAGGCCCAGAGAGACATCTTCCCACTTTCCTTGCCTTAGACTGTGTCCTAGAAACAGTCATCACACCTCACATTTCCCATGAGGAGGCTACAGACTCTAACACAGAGACGTCCACCACCAGGAAGACATTAGACTCTTCCTCCATGTCAGAGGCACTCGTCCAGGCCAGTGGTGCCTCTCTTCTCCAAGGATGGGGGTTGGACTGCCCATCGGGCCAGGCAGACAGCTGCCACGCTGAGAGCCTGGCATAGTCAATAGTCACTTCCCTCAACCCTGATCTCCCTCTCTTACCGGCATAAATGTTATTTACTCTGAAGCCGGAGGCAACGGCTGAAGTGCACTTTGCATCTAGATTAAACTTGTTGCTGGCTGGAAGCGAGGTAGCACTGTAGCTGTGAGCAAGCATGCAGTCTCCGAATCAAGTCATGCCCCAGTTCTCTCTGTGGAGCAGTTCTGCTAGGGGAGCCCGCAGCATCACCAAATGTCTGATTGTTTGAACACTCTCTTTACAGCGCCTTTTAATTTAGTCCATGCCGGAACTGCTATGATTATTCCATGTTTCCTGTCACCATTTGCTGGTGCTTTAAAACCAATTTTAAACCAATGTTTATAAGATTGCATGTTGGCGGCTTAATTTAACttaactgctgttaaaataCTTGCAAGCAGAAAGCCTCTTGACGGCTACAATATGCATGTGGGGGTGTGTGCCTTACATGCTGTAATCAGTATCCGACTAGTGTTGTTATTTTTAAACCAGTCTGACTAAGAGCTACCCGTGAATCTGCCTTTGTTTTATTACACAAATACTGAAGACATTTGTGTCCGGAGTGTCTAATGAAAAACGTGCCCGCCCTGGTCTGTGCCAGGTCTGTCTTTCAGCCGCTGTAGGTGATAACCTTGACCCTCTTTGACACAGAAAGCTAATCTCTAAATATCCATGAtgtttagtgcattacattaaaCGACGTTCACAAtggaaaaatgtaaattgtgccATTTCATTTAGCActtagacacacatacacacacgcgcacaataTTGAGCCATCTGCATCTCACAGATTGGCATACCcacaaacacatgcattcaTACTTTTAATCAGTCACCATTTGCTAGTTCATATAAGGTAAAGACATGCATAAGCGCGCTAAGAGTACCCTCAGCTGGCAGCTGGCCTCTTTAAGCAAACAGCCCATCAAAGCCCCAAACTCAGGAAGTGCTTATTCTGCAGAAGGCTGCATCCTATTTTTAATCTCTCGAACAGGCACacaaaatgggggaaaaaagagaaattccAGAGAAGCTTAATACATGTGGGACCCCGTGCCAGCCGTTGGGCATATTGGCATAGATTAAGAGCAATGAAGGATAGAGCCAAGGCATCTCCATCACCAAGTCAAATCTCACTGGCAAAAATGGGTTTGTGTTTTGCCAAACTTTTTTGCTTATAGCAAAACATCATGTTTTGAGTAAAACATAATTTTGAAATCTATTTTTGATTCCAAatatacatttcacacactttaCACTAATCAAGCTAAATAAAAAGTCAACTTTTTAGGACTTTTTAGGCCGGGTATGTGTAGTATTTTTGTACTTCTAGGtgtgcatataaaaaaaaaaaaaaagttcagatgACACTGAGATGCTCTGCTGATTGTCTTCTTAAATCTGAGACCCAGTGTGGCACGGGGCCATGGGAGAGAACGAGAGCAAGAGTGTGAGGGAGAATGCATGCTGTGACCATGACTCCGCCTCAACGATGAAGTTTGCATCCTCGACTCCTGCCAGGTGTGGGGTGAAAATTCGACTTTGATGTGACGCGGACTGACGTCGACAATTCCTCTAAGCCCGCCCCTCCACACCCCCACTGTGTTCTCCTCGCCCTGTCTCTGTGGCAGGTCGTCAGTCACAGCCTGCCACTGAGCACCCTGGGAAAACGGATTCCTACAGCTGCTTATCCAGTATTTGGTCCTATTAGACGGGGAATGGtgcattttggggaaaaaagacgaGACGCAAGCTTCTGATCAATTATTCATGGTGGAGTAAAGGAGGCGCGTTCAGCTCGAGACGATAAGGCTCTGTGCTTCTGGGACAGACATGTTTGGCCGGCTCCAGTTCCGTGGATGCATAATGGCATGTAAATGTCCAGGGTAACCAGTCATGCTGTCCCCCTGGCGATGGGAAAAGGGCCTTCTGTTATGCAGTAATTCCTCTGTGTGTTAGAAAGGAGGAaataagtgtgtgcgtgtgtctatGAGAGAGATTGAAGTATGTGAGATAAAGAGGATGCACTTGGCCTGCATGCAAAATAAGGTCATTCTCCATATTTCAGAAGCTTCCTTGGCATGCCGCATGCTATTTGTAAGTTACATGCATTTTTCCATGCCTACAGTAAGTTCGGCGTGTGCCTGAGCTTCAGACGAGCAGCTTTGTCAGGATGTCTGCCCAGTCTGCTCACACATTTCAAATGACTTATGTATTAACTCTGAATTTTTTTAGCACGATAACTCAGTCTGAGGAGGTTCCCTTGGGACTCTGTTAAGGCCGGAGTGAGTGATCGCTCTAATAGGTGTAGCTAGAGGAAGGAAGATTTAGGGAGGGGTGGAAGGGGATATCACTTGTGCTTCCTGCAGAAAAAGGGCACCGGTTTGGGCAAGTGGTCTCCATGGCAGCCTGGCTATGGggtttatttcttaaatatcaGTATAATAAAACACCTAATGACTTACAATGAATAcgtttaattaacattttgtttctttctagAATTTTTAATCAAACATGTATGCAAAGTATCATTACTAATGGGGGATAatagcaagacatttaaccccgagttgccttttttaaaatttcctacttgtgagactaataaaggatcatctagTATTATCTTGAGTtcctcctgggggactgtccctgtaagtattGATTATAAGTCAATATGAATAAGGGGATATACTAAATACTGCAAATTTAAAGGTATGGCAGCTGGTAGATTGGTATGTTAGTTTtgacaattcattttttttttatttacttaaccCTATTTGCTTGACTGTAGATTTGCTTGCCTTTACTTTGCTTTAAATACTGATTTTGCCCCGTGCCACTTTCGTTTTTAGTTCATACCCAGAAAAATCAGAGAATTGGAACTTAACTAAAGCTCTCTATTTTTAGGTAAGCAACATTCGTTAGGATTTAAATGACACACGTTCTGACAAGCACGCAACACGTTGACACCTGTCAGCCATGTCCTTTTACTCACAAATCAGTACAGGCAATGATGTCGCTGACGACTCAAGCTGCACGCCAAAGCTAATCCAGTTAGCATTAGTCCCGCTGTAAATCTCTGTGTTCCAGCGGGCCTCGCCCACCAACAACCTCACCCTCACCGCGGAGGTCCTGCCACGCATGCACCGAGTTATTTATTACATCCAATTACACTAGTTGTGCTTCTTACAAGGACGTTGTCACAGGAAAAGAGCGCCGAACTCGAGGGGGGGTGGGGAGCGTTGCATTTTACACCCTTATTTATATTCCGTTGCATTTGTTTATGCTCAGGGAATTGAGGTGGAGGGTGTGGGGATGGTTATGCAAATTGTCTGTGTAAATCAACGTGTCAGGTTCCCTCTCGATGAAAAGAGCACTACTGCAAGGCATCTCTGCATTATTTCCTTGTCTTGCTTTTGAGGTTTTAAGGGGCTGCATTTTCAGGAACAATTACCACGCAGCACAATGCTGAAGGATCTTGTAGGATGTATAATTGACCGACAAGCAGTCACTGAAAAAGTTAATTTCTATACGCAAGTGTCCGCCATATagaacacataaaacacaaggTACATAAATTGCAAAGACTCCTAAAACAGCCCCTTCATTATTAACACCTACCCTGTTTCCCATCGCTTCAGCATCTCCACGTTCTTCAGTAGAAAAGCTGCTGGTGGTTTATATAGGCCGGTTAAATCTAATCGGTGCTGCTTTTCCTGATGCACTCCTACCACGACACTCCACATTAATGTCACTTTTgtgttaaaattttaaataagatTAGAGGTCCTCATTGATGAATGTGGTAGAAGCATGACAACGTGTTTGTGAGACTTTTAAAGTGTGTGAATAAGTTAGTTATTCATAATTGAATGAGATTTGTATGACAAGGTAGCTTTCTTTCTGAAGTCTTTGCCAAGCATGGATTTGTAGCACAATGCTACATTAAATAAATGCCCTTCATAACaaatttttaataatctttttgccttatacattttaaatgcacacaaaaataaagtaatatttGGTTTGGAGTGATACCCTATTGAGATCAAGAAGACATTTGCAGTGGATATAGAAACATTTCTCAAAACCTCAAACATTCACAACATCTGCAAAAAGTACCTGTTTTTGGTATTATTGGTATTTATGATCAATTTTACAGATAGTTGTGACAGTGAGCAGTATAACACTAACATTTATTCATTGCATGTGAGAATGTGAAAGGAAATTGAGGAAAGAACAGTAGGGTTCTGTCTTTTTGGTACAATTTATTACATATCAAAGACAACTTGTTCCAGTGAGAATAAAAGAGCACTGTATTTAGCCGTAATTTTGGTGGGTAAATGCAATGTATTTGTGTTCCCATTCATTCAGCACTTATTAGGACTGTGATGGACCCAATACTTCATAAGACATATTAAAGCACACTAAAGCACACAGATTCCTtctggtctgtgtgtatgtttgtgcatgtgtaataGTGTACTGTCTGTCACATTTTCAGCAGTAGTGTAAGTAGGCATGGGTAACAGTGCTCAAATTTACACAGTGGACAAAATAATAAGGTTGCACAGAATTCAAGGTGGTTGGCAGAACTAGTTAAATTCACAAATTGAATTCAATTTGTGTTAATTGCTGCATTGATTTCTGCATTAATTTCTGCCTGTACACATTTCTGCCTCAGTCCGCATGTCCCTCCTGTGCCCAAGGCTCCACTGCTTCGTCCCATGGTGTAGGGGAGCACAGCCCGATGACACAGCCTGCAATCCTACGTCCTGCATTCCCACTCCTCAGACTCTCATCATTGCCTCCCTGGCCCAGGTCATCCTCTCGCTCATGCACCAGTGCAGACCGGCCCAGGAATGACTCGCCTCCAAACAGTGTTCCTTTCGAGCTTTTCAGAAACACGCGGATCTTTCCATCCCTAGAATTAAAGTTGCCCAAGTCTCCAGGGTGATCAGGGTGGTAAGATCCTTTAGGGTTGTAGTGTGGTCCTGCTGTCAGAAATCCATCACTCAGGTGACCATAGCGGTGGATGTGAATGGCGCGGAGCTTGTCCTCAACACTGGGCAGCCCATGCAGATTTATGATAATCTGCAGCTGTCCATGTGGGAAAGCCTGTTTGAACAGAATCTGCCCGTAGATCTTAGGTTGGTCTTGAGGAAGCGCAGAATCTGGAGCAACCTCACAAGCTGCGTACAAGGTCCCATTGAATTCAGTCACTTCCATAGGAACCTCAGTGCATGAAGCCACTTTCTGACAGTGCATAAGCACGATCAGAACTGGCAAAATATTCTGCAACCTTGTTTCCATCTGTAATTTATCATGTTACAATTCATTATTGCAAATTATTACTAATGTACATTATCCACTACTGAAAACTTAAAGTActgaaatgttcaaataaagaaatgatAAACAGGGAAAATATTAAGAATACAATTTTCAGagagtaaataaatgaacaatgtgaATGCTGAATATAGGGCTACATgctgactgttttatttttcagttttcaagatatatattttttttattgcagagaTTTTAGTTGAATATCGAAGCTCTATTCAATATTGCATTGGTtcaattatttgtaaaaaacagCTAACCTACCGTTTTGTTAGTCCTCCCTGGATCCGAATGCTCTAAATGTAGGTTGTTGAACTCTTAAATGATGCAGCATGGGGAGGGATAAACAAACATTTTGAAACCCCTCCTGAGTCCTTTAGAACCAGACTATTTTAGAAGAAGttgtacaaaaaaatctgaaagcaATGTAATAATCAGATTTACAGTATTATTTGTCTTATAAGCATGTGTTTGAAGTTCATTAAGTTTACATTATGCAGCATACAAACACCAAATCTCTGATAGATTTTATTGTAAGGGAACGTGTGAGTGCTGAATAAATTCTGTCTTTTGGAGACCTCCTCATTGTGGCACTGTCTTGCTAGACAGACCTATTTCACACGCAATTGGTCTGTTATTTAATTGCCTGTGAAAGGAAGAGGAAAGGCCTTTTTAATAGCCTTGGATGTGCTATCTGCCAACGTTGAGGGTTCCTTGAAATATTAGCAACTCCCCCCTCATCACCATCAATTCCTGGTTCCAAGTAATGAGCCAGTTGTTATTACAAAGCTTGTTAGCAATGTCCATGCCGTATAATTAGCTGTGTCAGTTGCAATGATTGTATTCCAGGGCAGCTATGCATCACTACATGACCTTAGTTTGAAAAAGTCAAGTGGGCTTCTTCAGATTGATATATTTACggtgtttttttaacaataaatgaACATAGATATACTAATCACGGGCGTGTGTTAATTAAACGTAACATTTCAACGCACGATAAAATACTATACTAGAGTAAATCATGTTAGTGTCATCTTGAGAAAGAAATGTGACAGCTTGTCTACAGCGGTCCCGAGCGGCCGGACTCGGTACTGCAGGGCGGCTGAACGGGCGAAGGGGGCGGCCGCGCTGCTATTTGGCGCCTGATACAACATCCTGCGGGTACCGGCGTTCCCTCATCACCGCGCCAGAATATTCCCCCGCGTTTTCACGGGCTTCATTCTGTGCACCCGCCTTTGTGGTAAACGCCTGCAGCCCCGCGGATTGGTCTGCTTTCTGCAAActcccctttttatttttctctcgcGTTCtgaggaataataataatgatgatgaggTAAGTGCTTCCGGTCGCCATCTTGTCGGTTTTCGCCGCGTCTGTTTCTCTGAAGTGTTGGGGGGTGTCCGGAATTGCCGCTAAATTTATCAGTTGTTACACTCCGGGCATAAAGATGTCGAAAAGACATCGTTTGGATTTAGGCGACGATTATTCGTCGAGTAAAAAGAGGTCCTCCGATGGGTGAGTAGATGCGTGGGGAGGTTAGAAGAAGTGAGATTGAGCGCGCcgcacactactgagcctcggAGAGCGCGGTGGCCCTGGTGGCCTACTGGTGTTGCCGTTAGCGTGTagtgaaaatgcattttgagGCACCTACACGGCGAATACGTACCGCTTTGGACTTCTGGCCACTAGACCGCAAGAGGTTCGAATTAAAACGGTGCGGCCTGAACGCAAACGGAGCCGCGTTAGCTTTGCGGCTAACACGTGGGTGTCACAAGGCTACGACAGACTGCTTAGCGCCGACCTGTCGCTTGTCTGATTTACACGCAGTGAACACTTAAGAGTTCAACTTTGCAGATAACGCGGGATCGTGAGGTGCTGGAAACACTAACCGCAGAAGGCCTCACACGCCGAGTTCATAGTTCGTTAAAAAGtgccaaataaatattttttttcttaatacaTTTAGCACCGTAGTAGCAATAAACATACGTCGCTCGAACGCGTTGCCGCTCGGTCCTTCCGGACTAAATTATTCGCCGGGTCACGACTGTGTAATCGTGTACAGGCCCTGCAgggtttttgtatttttttgcccCTAGCGTGGTTGCATGCATGAAGAAATATCTTGTttgcctgtttgttttttttttctatttgtgtaTCTCAATGCGTGCCGATGTTCTTATTTTGTTAACCGGCTAATGCTAACAGGCTAATTCACCGGTTCAGGTGACTGGAATGTCAGGCCGACGGTGGCATCGCTCGCCCTAATAAATAACTAAAGTGCAAAGGTGGCTTAGGTTCAAAAGCGTCGAGCGTTTTATacttattaatattatgatATAGAGAAGaaaagtgcgtgtgtgttcgCACAGGGCGCCAAGGTTAGCGGCACACTTCAGGTCGCCGTTTACCGGCTGGGTTAAAAACTTCCAACCTGCATCACAAATTAAATTGTGTGACGTTGAACAGTTTAATGCTCACATCAAAAAGTAGAAAACAAACTATTAATGTTTCATGAAATAGTTGTTACATGTCAACTGAAAGGTTACATTAAAGAAGCATACATCCCAGCATTGCACAGAACCAGACTTTAGTATATTTTGAAGCAAATATCAAAACAGGCTTCTAACCCACCTTCTCATCTTATTTTCAATGAGCAATATTTATCAGTTGTTTTGCATATTAAGAACCATATTTCATTTATTGGAGCCTGTCTTTAGTTTGCACTTGATGTTTAATGTATCCTAAACTAATACCTTTTGTCCTCCAACAGAAAAGATCGTGACAGAGACCGGGATGATCGGTCGAAGGACAGGGACCGGGACAGGGACCGTGATCGAGACCGTGATCGAGACAGGGACAGCAAGTCCTCCAGTATGTCCATGAACATGGTCATGGGCAGTGGAAGCGGAGCCAACATGTTGCCCTTAAAGCAGCCGACTGTGCATCAGCAGATTAACCCCTTCACCAACCTGCCGCACACACCGCGCTACTATGAGATCCTCAAAAAGCGACTGCAGCTGCCTGTGTGGGAGTACAAGGAGCGCTTCAATGATATTCTCACTCGCAACCAGAGCTTTGTTCTTGTTGGAGAGACTGGTTCTGGTAAAACCACACAGGTAattcattaaatgtataaattaaaatatgttcCTCTATGTTGTACTGTCTTTACAATACCGCTTCATTATTAGAAGCACTCTCTGGGCTCTAGACTTAACTTGGACTAACAAACAGACACGTATACTTTACATCTGCCActcactccctttgttcagacactttttattgcattgcaaaaatgtgagcatgttcacatgctTCTGGCTCAGGCTCGCTATTTTCTTTGAGGTTATGTTGCCTCCTGCAGAACACATccgctcagatggtgtttatgtggcagggatgcagaaataagaagtgaagtgattgtcactgcagcacccggtgacacaacgaaatgtgtcctctacttttaatgGTAACCCATGGCGAAACACATTGTGAAAGGGGGGCTCTGACCAGGTGTCACGCGTGGTCTGTTTTAGtgcgtgtgttttatttaaaaaaaaaaaaaaaaacgcagcacGTGCACAGGCCACTGCTTACTGCCTGCTTCTACTGGTAGTGTCATGGTAACAGGTGTTAGAAATGGCAttcaaatataattaaaataaataattaaaattttacatGAAACCGCTTGTTTAGCATAAAAcctaataatcaaatgtcttcGCATCGCAAGACACAATGAATCAATTATGATATTTGTTGCCTACTCTTACTAATTTTTATCGATTGCTACTGTGCATATTGTAAGTGATTTAACAATTTGATTCacaaagttctttatttaaagcaCATAACTTGCTGAACATGTGTTTGTGCTGTACTTCACGGAGATGAAATTGAAACCAGataaatttaatacattttagggCTTGAATTTGATCTTAGcctgatctgtttgctgctgtcTGTTGCTGAAAGGTAGCAGGGAACGGGGACACCATTGTCCAGTACATTTACAACTGCATGTAAAGCTCAGACTTGCGtggtaaatgagcagtcaggtGAGCGTTTCGATTATCGCAAAAATGTATACTTGGGCTTTAAAACGGACATTAACTTCTGGCGATTACATTCTAGTTGCAATGGAAGCAAAGTCTTCTCTCTGAGATTTGACTGAAAGAAAAAGACTTTTTGCTATACATTTGAGGCCAGAATTTGGATGGAAAATCTTTTCCATCTCAATTTGAAATTTTATTAGCTTGTGAATttcca includes the following:
- the sod3a gene encoding extracellular superoxide dismutase [Cu-Zn], with amino-acid sequence METRLQNILPVLIVLMHCQKVASCTEVPMEVTEFNGTLYAACEVAPDSALPQDQPKIYGQILFKQAFPHGQLQIIINLHGLPSVEDKLRAIHIHRYGHLSDGFLTAGPHYNPKGSYHPDHPGDLGNFNSRDGKIRVFLKSSKGTLFGGESFLGRSALVHEREDDLGQGGNDESLRSGNAGRRIAGCVIGLCSPTPWDEAVEPWAQEGHAD